The Enoplosus armatus isolate fEnoArm2 chromosome 5, fEnoArm2.hap1, whole genome shotgun sequence genome contains the following window.
aacacatttttgaaataacCTCAGAGCCAAATGTAACGGCAGTAGATTGGGCCATACATGAGGCCATAATCAGCTGCTGTGAGGCActgcatctgtctctttctctttttttctcttgtttctccaAGTTCACTGTCAGAGATGAGTagtggtgggggagggggacaATGTAACATTTGAGAACAGTGGGGTTAGACAGATATATTGGTTTGCAAAGCCTAAGactgatatttgatatttgtcGTTTATTAAAACCTGCAAACCCCACCACCAAAAATAATGGTCAATAGTCTGATGGTCTAACACTGTTGCTAGTGTTGTATTTTGGACATGAAATAGTACAATTagaaaaattttaaaaaaactgagaaaagtgTATTAAGTTTTTGGAAGTAAGTTTAGATATATATAAGAAATCTGTCTTTCTTCAGAGAGAAGCTCGAGGGTGAACATGCACAGCTCCTGCAGAGCTCCTCCATTGCACAGGAGACTGCGGTCACTCAGAGGGAACTATTGGAGCGAGCCATTGAGAGGCTACGGGGGGAGCTGAGAACGGCCAAAAAAGAGGAGGATGCAATGAGGAAAGACCTGGATGATGAGGTACATTCAACAAATGCAGTACTATTTTTTGCATGGTGGGTAATGTTGTACcaataagtaaataaaacaatccCTCTTTTGTGTGTCcctgtctcttctctccacCAGTTATGTCTTGTTGTCACTAAGTTGGAGGGTGAGAAGAGAGGTCTGGAGAGCCAACTTAGTGAGGCCAAGGTCGGACTGGCCAGAATGCCATCGCACCTCATGTAATACTTTATATACGTTATACTTTCACCTGTTGGTCATAGTACTAACTGGTGTCTATGTTGGTGGCCAGCGGGAGGTGGGATCGCTGAGCTCAGCCTTACAGAGCCAACAGGATGAGAACAGGAGGCTCATGGGAAAGGTGACTGCTTTAGAGCAGCACCAGGTGAGAGACAGGTCACTGTCATTGTCATCATTACAATCAGCATTTCATCTATCATTGTGGATCTACTTATACATAGTtacagtatttgtatgtgtgtgtgtgtgtgtatgtatgtgttgtgtgtgtttgcggccGCAACACCAAAACAtagagctgaaagatgctaaaatgctctatagagctgagaggaactgcgGGATGccacccctttcacatacacacaataattCAATCCATGAGCCTCATGATGCTTATGTTATGTCCATTGTTCAGATCTTTTAGTACTTGTGGCACAATATGAAAAAATAGTCACAACATTTCATGCAATCTTATTAAGCAGCTTTGTTGCTGTCAAATATATTGTGATGGTTCGTTATGGTTGCAAGCAAagatattatgtttttattgaaatctTCCTTAACAATGAAATATGAAgatggtgtttttctgtttttccatgAATGGTACAAACACAATGGTACAGCTCCACTGATGACttctgtcattaaaatgtatttaaaatgcatGTTGGTTAGGTATCAACTTTAGTGCAAAAATACTCTTCAAGTTGTCTTCAGTAACACCACCTGTCTTGTGCTGTAGAACAGTGAGCTAGAGGATGTCCGTGGTTCTGCGGGGGGTGTCGTCAGTCAAACACTTGAAAACATCCTGGCCTCCCAGACCAGACTCCAACTCAACCGTCAGACCCTGCAACATGAGCAGGTGCGGTACTGTATTGTAATACTAATATGACactgtaaagaagaaaaatatatgaCAATAGAATGAATAAGGGCAATTAACATAATGCAACTAACACTTTCAATGTGTCAAGAGCACATAGTACAATACCTGTAAGGTAATATTTGACTTTCAGCATTGAATGTGCATAATGTCTgtttacattcacatacatgtatgtacagaGTGTGTGCTCTGTACATTTGGATCATATTAAGCTGTGTAACTGGGGATGTTACGTGCTGCTTTCCTGCCAGGCATAAGCGATTGTGAATcaatttcacttgttttggTGCAAATGAAAGTGACAGGTGCACTGGTGAGGCAACAGCAAGACAACACCCAAAAAGGGAATGGTTTTGCAGGCGGTGGCCACAGACAATTGCTCTCTCCTTATCTTTCCTGACCGATTCTTCTCTAGTTTTGCGTTTAGCTAGTGTCCTTGTCACTACTGGTAACCTGAGACGGTACCTGCAGCCCATTCAGGTTGCACAGGtagtccagctcctccaggatggcacatcaatacgtgccatcgcaagaaggtttgctgtgtttctcagcacagtctcaagatCCGGGTCTGGGAGGAGAtcccccaggacaccatccaCCGTCTCATCAGGGGCATGCCCAGACATTGTCGGGAATGCATACAGGCGTGGGAGTCATAAACACAACTGAGTCACATTATGAGTTGCCGTGATGAAATTCAAGTTGGATCAGCCTGTGATTTCAATTTCTTACTTTGATTTTCGGTGTGATTTTGAATCCAGCCCTCCATCGGTTGTTGATTTTGGTTTCCATTGACCGTTGCTACGTCATTCTGTCAGACTATTAGTTGTAAGTGCATGCTGCAATGGCAACTGAACTAATAACTGATATTAAGGATGAGAAAGATTTTATCTTCCCAAGGCATTGTATTGTAAAAACATTCTATAGAAATCGGACTATTTTAACTCCTTTAAGAGAGGAAATTCCTCTTTTCACAGGCCTGGAGACACAGTTGGTGTAGCTGTGCAATTGTATAAGTGCACACTAGATGTAGTGCAATTTTAGGGCCTTTTGATGTGAATACAGTTGAAACATAAAGGGAGGAGTAGGAATATTCACAGAACGCAGTAATGAACAACTGTGATCCTTTGACTCCACCCATTGAGATCTAACTTTACCACTcatattatttctgtttctaAAGTACTTCTACCCCTAAGACTGGGCAAAAGTGGCCCCAAACCAGGGGCCCTGAAAGCCAGAGGCTCACTACatgtcagtttgtctgtttcaaTTACTTTGAGagtaaataaagcaaaacatcaaCTGAAACagtaaaggaatagtttgaaattTAGGCAAATacacttattagctttcttgtcaagagttacATGAGACGATAAATACCACTCACATGCCTGTACGGTGTGCCAGACTGTTCCTAGGCTGGGCACAGCGACTTCCTGTAGTCTCCACGCCAGTTGCCTGGAAGACAAGACTCCAGTAAGTCACTTAGCTAGCTACACTTCAGCTTTCctactgattaaacaaaccaaatataaCGTGTTAGTTAGTGATCTTTGGAGCTGCTGCTAGGCGGATTGTGTTTCGTTTGGACAGAGCccctctttatgctaagctaagctaagctaacagggGCCCACAGCTAATGTTTGCAATTGGTCCCCTAGTGGGTTAATCTGGTTACATTAACATGTTTGTATAATTAAAATTGTGTCtataccgtgtgtgtgtgtgtgtgtgtgtgtgtgaaccttCCAGCTGGACTCCTTGCAGAGGGCCTTAGATACAGCCAAAGTGGACAACAAGAGGCTGACCCAGAGTTTGGAGCAGGTTGTGTTGACCAATAGcaaatttcacagcaaactGGAGCAGACCAGAGACCAGTACCAGGCCACCATAGCACTAAGGTACACTGTGAGAAAACAGCTtggtatcagtgtgtgtgacatgacgtgagtgtgtgtgagtgtttgtgtgtgtatgaacaaGACATCTTATATGGTATGTACTAATGACATCTTTGCATGCTGTCACTGTATACTGCAGAGATGAAGAGCTCAGCGAGGCTTGGACAAAGGTTAGTCATACAAGATATTACACCGTCCCTGATTTAACATCTTCAGACTGGTGTTGAAAGACCTCCAAATAGGACTTGAGAGTAAAAGTTGGAAGCGGACAAAAACAATTCTAAGCTGCTGAGAGATTTACTGAACAGTGTAAATATGCATAAATATGCATAATCCTTATTGAAAATCCTTATCTCTGGTTTTCTTTTGATGCAGTGCACAAAACAGTAGAGGCTGCCAGGCTTCTCATCACAAGACTCTTTGTTTACATCATCCATACTATCTCAAAATTAATGAGCCACTGATTTATCAAtgtcaaattaataaaaactaatTCTAGCACTCGAATTGTGTCTTGCGTCTCAGGTTTATCCATTTTACCCTGTTTTTGAGAATTCCCCTGTTTCCTCGCCTAGCTAAAAATGGCAGTTAAGGACTCAAACAGGTCAGGTGACCTGTCCAAGGCCAATCAGGAGCTCCACCAACGGGTGTCTGAGCTGGAGTGGCAGGTGTCCAAACAGAGAGCGTGtatcagagagcagaggagggagctgaggcagcaacagaaaagcagagattTACGGGACGGCTCTCAGAAACTTGAGGTAAAGAAACTTCACCCTGCACACAGGTAGTGAATGATTAgcatttttccttctttcattaACTACTGTCGAGTATGAAACACAACTGTTAGGTGTCACCTACAATGATTTAATGTGGTCCAGCGTCCCATAATGGCTAACATGTAGTTTCAGTCTTTTCCAATCTGAGAATATTACAGTTCTGGAGGAGACACTGTATTTTGTTATAATGCTTTTTCAATGATCAAACCACTGAGCTATTGAATATTTGTACAAAATAACTAATCAATTTAGAATATTGATTATAATATTGAGGCTTGTATTGTCCGCAAAAGCCTTTCTTGTTAAATCCCAGAACAGAGATAGGAGAGAAGGTTGGGACCATGTTTGAGGCAAGGCCAGATCAGGAAAGGTACAAACAATTCTCAATAGAAGAATCTTAAACTTCTTAAGTATCTGTTGGCTTAAAAGTAGATATTATAGATATTCAATCTTCTGTGTCAGCAGAGGTTTGAAGAGAGCATCACGAGTCTGCACGAGGAGGAGCAGGCTGACAGTAAGCTCCAGCAGGTCTGGATGGACTCTCAGCAGGTAAGTGTCTTGAAAATGTCTAATTTCACATGATTCTATTCCTCATGTTTTCCTTccattttaactttttactaATATTGTTTAGTCAACATAGGTTTGTGTTGTTCTCTTGTCTTGGCGTTCTTATGGTTCAAGGTGAAGCTTCtaaaaaataaactacacaGTTCCTTGAGGCCCCTGAAACCCTGATGTTCGTCAAAAGAGCACATTTAGCACTCTGAGAATCTCAAAACAGTTGATCTGATTTGATATGTAggaatgttttgtctttatctgTTTAAAAGCCCAGTGACATTTAGAGAGCCATGGGTCTCTAGAAACATGTCTAAATCTTTGTCCCTTTTGTTGCCTTATATgagcaaaactaatgatattcccatcagcctcagatgGACTTTGTTTCTAGAGCTAAtcagcaaacgttagcatgctaacatgttaaacatgGTAAATATACCTGTTCAACAtcaacattgtcattgtgagcatgttacagttactgtttacagtgcagcagtAAAGAGGAGCCTTCAGGGAGGAAGTGTCTGGCAGAAGTTGTAAGTGGTTTAACTGGTAGACCTGTTTTAGGAAACACCCCTCTGGTTGgcacagtttgttgtttgcagATGTTGCATTGTAAATGTATAGTTTGATTCCTTGTGGGTTTTGCAGGTTTTACGCAAACGGGAGGCAGAGTGGGAAAGGTGGACTTCTACCATCCAACGCTGGGAGGCCAAGAAAGAGCAGGCTCACATCGCTGGAGGATCCAAGCCTGTGAGGACACGGCTGATAACACAATCACGCTGAATAACCAACCCCTGCAtttaagtgcaattttgaggtacttttaatGTACTTGCTGCTCCTTGACATTTCactttactacatttcagagggaaaagttctactttttactcaactacatttatctgacagctggagttactagttactttaccGATTAAGACTTTATAaattgattttatgttttgctTGTAAAGTATGACACTGTGctaaacattaaacacattaaactaTTCAACTTTTGACCCCCTCCAGTCTGCTCTGTTGGAGGAGAAACTAAAATTGATGGACTTGTTTTTTGGTGAGTTaattgaatatacagtatgatgtgACTTCATGCTCTCCTTCTCACTTGAATCCCGGGTTATACAAGATCATTCATAGTTCCTCAGGAAACACAGATCCATCCAATAGAAAGGGCTCTTAAATCAACTCATCCAATACGGTCAAGTTGTTTCCCATTCTGTGAATTCCAGtgaggaaaaacactttttttccatcAATGTTTGCTAAACGTACCACCGTAAGCCAAAGAGTTAAATGTAGAGAGAGGCCGAGATCCTCCATTTGGCGCCGGCTTTGTTACAGATCCTGAGAATAAACATCCACCATGAGTCCACcttcttctaaaaaaaaagttgaccaATCTTAAACAGTACAAACACTCACAGTAACAAGAGACCAATGCAAGCAAACAATATGACAGTCATGGTGGTTGAACAGTGACCATTACTCTCTGCAGCCACAAGAGGGCAGCATTGCAACACATCAAATTCCAATACCAAATCGAAAGAACACCAACATGGTGGCAAGCACAAGGATGCTACTGATCTCAGTTCATTTAAATTGGTCCATGTCCAGTTTACATTAGGGACTGAAAGCACCGTTGCTGCCAATCTTTGATCTTCTCATATGCTGAAGTTTTTTTAGTTGATGCTACAAAGAAACAATAGGGGAAACAcgttaattaaataaaaaccaaGTAGCTTATGAATCCTGTGCGTAATGTATGTGATGTATCTGccaaaatagaaaatatgatTTGACAATAAATTTAAACATAGAAAAATGTATAATCAAATATATGTACATAACCAATGATCATGGGACCCATGCTCAAAAAGGCCAACTTCCTGTTGGGTTTATGGCATGGCACCAAGAGGCTGGAGGTGTTGCATATACGTACCAAATGTTGTACATCCACCTCAACTTTAAAGGTGGAGGCTCAAAATTGTTAGTTTTGTGAGTTTTTGAGCATCCCACCTCAGCTATTTGGTCAGCAGATCCGTTTTAAATATTACAGGGTAGTAGTACAGTAGTAGTTAGTACAAACAGCCAGCTACAGTGACCTGAAAAGGGCTACAGTTGACAGAGTCTTTGGTATGTGATAAGCACACCTCCAACACGTCATCAAGATAAACAAATGTACCTGGCTCTGTGATTTCCGTGGAAAAACTGGAGTGCAGCTTGACTGCTTGTGGCTTTTTACTGCatggattgggggggggggcaacccGACATGGAACATTACAATTTGTAGAAAAAaagtgagcaaaacaaaacGATGAGATGACAATTAAAATAACCATGTAGTGATATAGAACATTAAAGTGTTGTTATAGTTTGTAGTTTAATAGGAGTAGATGTGTTCACAGGGTTTAGCAAGGCCAGGTAAACCACTTATGTTTATATTAACTCAATGCCTCACATAAAATATAGCCAGGGGGTGTTTTTTGAGGAGGACATCGGACACCGTGTTTCATGTGTCCTCCGTCCACGAGAATCTATTGTGCCTGTTGTCGTGGCGCCTTCTTCTTGCCTTGAATGTGATCTGAGCGATCGCATCTCAGTGCGTCCcgggtgcattcacacctggtgtCAGAGCAGTCCACTTGGCCCGTCGGATCGGATGGCCCAGGGGGACGCATGTCGATACCAGCTCTGAACTGGTGTCTCAGTCCAGGTTCTGTGAGTATAAGcgcagccctctgagctctgggcctCACCGGTTCCTTAAGCAGCTGAGGAGAAAGCTGTTGTATGGAGCCGGTTGTCCGTCTCAGTCCACTTGACAACACAAGGTGAGACTGAGGTGAGGGCCACACAAAGGGTGGGCGTGGACGTTTTTTCACCGCTATTCTATTCATATCTATATACCCATTTATATAAGAGCGCAAAGTTCCTCataaagaacaactttattATGATACCACTTGTCCACCTCATGTTGCTACTTATACTACACTTAACTTTGGACCCTTTTTAATAACCAGTGTTCAAATGATTGTGAAATAACTGACATCGTGTCACTTCAGTGAGGTCTGATGATGCTTTACTCTCTGAGCGACGTCTCTGCACAAACACGTTAAAccagtttaaaacaaaataaacaggcGGGCAGGTTGGCTGGCGATGACGCCCTCGTCTCTCGCAGCTCTTCCGTGACGGAGTTCACTGCTCGTGCTAACAAGCCCAGGTCTTCCTCTTTACAAACCAAACACGTCTGAGCACTTTGCTCAACAATCCTCGCAGAGACAACAGCAAGCAGACAGTCTGACCGCACggtgaatcatcatcatcatcatcgcgTTGTGTCAGTTTACAAAAGCAACAGCCGCGTCCAGCAgcccgcccgcccgcccgcACCCCTCACACAGCCGCAGCGGAGGAGCCGCGGAGACGCTGAGGCAGGTAGTTGACGACAACTCATGGTAACATGTAGAAATAGCTGCTTGATCCGCAGTTTCGGTTATAACCAACCGCAGCGTGCCTCTTAAGCCAATAGCGGATTGTTACGAGATAGAGGAACCGAAAGCTGCCTGAATGTATTCAAACTGTTTCTTAGTCCTTTTTATCTTTGTCTACCGGCTGAGACCGGCAGCccgcccctcccctctctggtAGGCTAACCCCCTACCTGcaggcagcagagggagcaaCTGACTGATGTCTTTCTCTCGAAACTTCGCTCCGTGTCGCGATCAGGTCAGgaacattatttatatattactgACGTTTTAGATCTGTTTCCAGCGAGGTGTTATTGAGTGCATATAAAGTGACTTTACTGATGCTGCTCtcatgttggggggggggggggggggggcgtttgcTGGTGTATGCTGGTGACCCGTTGGTTTAAACTGGAATTTGTGCTGGTCTTGCTGGTGACCAGTTTAGACCCAGTATTCTGATTGTTCCGTTTGTGTTCCGCGACCCTTCTTCACCAGTGACTGTTTTGACTGTGGCAGATGTCTTCATCGGCTCAGCTATCTATTCGTCTATCGCGTTGGCAACAGGGCTATCTGACCGCACCAAGCGTCCCTTTCCCGGCAGCAACTTCTTCCCGCTTCCCCGGGGGGGGTAAGCAACCGCTTCAGTGTTGCCCCGTCTTCCTCCGTCTCAGCAAATACGTTTTCAAACAGTACCCTGCTAGTGTAATTACTACACTACTACTGACAGCACTAGAAATACATAGCTGTATAAAACCTTCTTTTTCAGGCACTCAATCAATATCATACTAATAAGAGCAATCGGAATAACATGCAAGTAGTAATGAGTAAGTAAAAGTGACAATAAAGATTAGTAAAAATTGATCTCAATTTATTGAAATAACGGTGATAATACAGTAATTATAAAATCAAAAACGTACAAAGCTATTTCCTGTTATTCCTTGATTGGACCTGCAAAACTGGAATTCCACCCAACTCTACAGACAAGACAACCTCTTAGTGTTTACTTGTAGCCAGTAAATTCCAGCACACCCACAAACTATCACTGACTACATCTGCTATCTGATATATGTCTAATACCCTCTGTGGAAGTGTGTCCCAGTTCTATGAAATATACCAACAATCAAAAGTAAACACTGCACTAATGTTGAGACAGGGCCCGTCCGCCTTGTCGTCACACTCAATTTGGCCTtggacagagaaaaaaaccccccatTAACATGAAGTGTGGGGGCCATTGGTTGCATTGAGCCATTCTCTAAACAGCCTCAAGCAGTAGTGTCACATTGACATGTTGTACATATTTTCCCACTGAATCTACAGGAAGTCAAAACCAGGCGCAGTTTCTCATGTAGAAAATGTATTGCTGTCGTGTACATACAGACCTGATATACAGGTGGCTGACAATTCAGGCGTGGCTCAGTGAATGAAGTGTAAACACTGACAAATGTTACTGATGACGTCATCACAAGGGTTTTCTTAGGGCTATTTCACAAAATCTAGATAGCGGATTTTCCAGTTATCCTGGCTGAATTTAGCGATGACTCGGTTTTATGAAAGCAGTGGCACATAAGTTACCATGGAGATTTATTCTGTCCAGCTAGCCTGCTCCAGACCAGGCTAGCTGCCAGGCTTGATTAATCCTGGTGCCCTTTCTGTTCAGTCACTCTGATGTGGAAAccatgtgtttttacagttattCCATGCtcttatgtatgtattttgccTTATTTTTTCTAGCTTGCATTAAAATACCACAGGTAGCTACATATTGCCACTCCATTAAGTAACTGCTGTATTTTAACAATGGGaccattattattttttatagttATTCATGTGATAGTCATTGTCAGGTTTCATAATTGTATAATCCGCCCAAATTATGGTCCCAGTACCAATGACTATATGAAAAAACAGGGAGAAGTTGTCTGCCGC
Protein-coding sequences here:
- the LOC139285311 gene encoding LOW QUALITY PROTEIN: coiled-coil domain-containing protein 150-like (The sequence of the model RefSeq protein was modified relative to this genomic sequence to represent the inferred CDS: deleted 1 base in 1 codon; substituted 2 bases at 2 genomic stop codons) is translated as MSRSAIPPLNVGATAPDSLSLLHQRLLLAKEEAEALIQDMGALGVPRDQVLGYAERMGATQRPVSPLKMRRPLGDEGMLWQQCDSLVSRVCRMESLLQTLKLTIFRLETERELDPSHTAHLKQQLAALQQESDEEHQASRGEVMKLRDQLQQAYQERDKARTEVQRLGETVEAATAANLLLQMDVALGAEELKIVKLEMSQKLMEMKEQMRQSIRSTEAINSHSELLQRVEEMEMERRRALLLQSDCQALHMEVQTSRQQLEEEKNRGRQLEERCQQLKEQTAMKDCHVSELKTELKRQKTENSKLLKEGRELRAAADRVQTLNKQLQSQCSQLSSALHSLTVENEGQQASLKREVEGEHAQLLQSSSIAQETAVTQRELLERAIERLRGELRTAKKEEDAMRKDLDDEVHSTNALCLVVTKLEGEKRGLESQLSEAKEVGSLSSALQSQQDENRRLMGKNSELEDVRGSAGGVVSQTLENILASQTRLQLNRQTLQHEQLDSLQRALDTAKVDNKRLTQSLEQVVLTNSKFHSKLEQTRDQYQATIALRDEELSEAWTKVSHTRYYTVPDLTSSDWCLSILPCFXEFPCFLAXLKMAVKDSNRSGDLSKANQELHQRVSELEWQVSKQRACIREQRRELRQQQKSRDLRDGSQKLERFEESITSLHEEEQADSKLQQVWMDSQQVLRKREAEWERWTSTIQRWEAKKEQAHIAGGSKPVRTRLITQSR